The following coding sequences are from one Lasioglossum baleicum chromosome 18, iyLasBale1, whole genome shotgun sequence window:
- the LOC143217981 gene encoding cilia- and flagella-associated protein 44 isoform X3 produces the protein MDTAVWGPFVTTIDGSGQLHIYNYIRKKLIVVHRFRDSGSQVVWLPCEADKTGSTIVCAFRSGVIRMITIAIKAADTGNNIKGDYTRLIQCLKPHSMPITIMRYKASCSLLVTGSEDATIFVFNVQSTASYPQIVPIGYVKAPSPATCMTWNAQERATLLVGCLEGDCMEVQLPTVSQSYTTTSYELVKCKSAKFKFESVKSSIQKENVRKEYEKEKERKIAEKMKELEELMKENPHIVVDEETYLAEFDDVKMVLPEIYIPEVPNNISIAEYGTNGNVWLFVNGFDAGYVYEYFRPLSGKIKDTKPLRSRIIENVEDTEIHNCFFYDNEKYLFLGTQYGELYICRLKMEDPLDFSDCWILPIHDYYNGHMSKILLSYDKKMLLTCGYDGNIFSFTINYDTGEESIEIPVAEDSLPLPKSIEDMDDDHPSLEEVITQMEQNRIISTAEKKKEEVLLIIRGLVEEYVQIINRNRKLIPSQQISHFELDPRITEDLEQHLKEQIALMQRKLEFQMEKSRLELEKLMDHFVTPITHLPFAVCSIFNGDKAVHSLRELKLNIDTTLKQMEIVKQFEEQHQIDRVSQEGIKDSRTETGDEETYYLEGLLGEDFSDLTSGLGIQINQMLLKYKKKKASLIQREKEWKKLHSRKPNLAKSRMEDAVFIEKTKKDIGEYNLKTSTGFNLKMKKQTTALKYKQLLDSRRKLHYLREDFNNKLNAVKLKKQSLQAEVERLTDTLKRIQSEIPHKTVKPLPQMLKTNIDIEFPEQKLDLEKYVSMSEQVQQVKRQRQSVMSVDTPVSKSDLEYEVLLCDEIATVAEEMESFSVLSVSKLKIKGQISMQGDLIRNLNTSDAVGTSWEKEMKRARLWRKLYEQDCILRHINESYEKLEHELDELEEYRLDVIYQSTYMNLHLLTLYEEFIILRECEAAEFALEEKVTLKSTERTTLISKMQSTNSKIVTREEEIRRLHAKIKDIAAEFTRLIAGNKFQDFLQKIFKKKYTAARERDDSEDTTTQSSETSSDDTDTTVDTDTGHVLFDENICPPNCDRQLYETAFSMREERYKHEFEIKEEQKEIELLQKELDIETKSLKIVESSLKVNQAALEAFMVEKQRKLNDVDVTVVLKMHQMQHISHSGSVTDIQDCIVFNKKELSSLYARVGELQKQTLDLVDSRKKNEVHLKRIKMDLKYMETQNKSLELEIKEKMIQKFGRKVSLISLYDTVLQRMIYETKTDMRKIMKNFSEDLKNIKRDCNEGLIILTNLIRNNTEKISLLTMLENEKSKLKKMLKQVPISEEDMLKVELQHKADISVLESILHSQMQQKQLLQYDVENLRKGPKKSLSSCFKENML, from the exons ATGGACACAGCAGTCTGGGGACCATTCGTTACCACAATTGATGGAAGTGGTCAATTGCACATTTACAATTACattagaaagaaattaatagttGTTCACAGATTTCGCGATAGTGGAAGTCAAGTGGTTTGGCTTCCATGCGAG GCTGATAAAACAGGCTCTACGATTGTCTGTGCTTTCCGAAGTGGCGTTATTAGAATGATAACAATTGCGATAAAGGCAGCAGATACAGGGAATAATATAAAAGGAGACTATACGAGGCTCATTCAATGCTTAAAACCACATTCGATGCCAATTACTATAATGCGTTATAAAGCTTCATGTAG TTTGTTAGTAACCGGCAGTGAAGATGCTACTATTTTTGTATTCAATGTACAATCCACTGCTTCTTATCCACAAATTGTGCCTATTGGCTACGTGAAGGCTCCATCACCTGCTACTTGCATGACATGGAATGCACAAGAA AGAGCAACTCTGTTAGTTGGATGTCTCGAAGGAGACTGCATGGAAGTGCAGCTACCCACTGTGTCTCAATCGTACACGACTACTTCCTACGAACTGGTCAAGTGCAAATCAGCAAAATTTAAATTTGAGTCGGTGAAATCCTCGATACAAAAAGAAAATGTGAGAAAAGAAtacgaaaaagagaaagagagaaaaatcgcagaaaaaatgaaagaactGGAGGAATTAATGAAAGAAAATCCTCATATTGTGGTCGACGAAGAAACATATCTCG CGGAATTTGATGATGTGAAGATGGTCCTTCCAGAAATTTATATTCCAGAAGTTCCGAATAACATTTCAATAGCAGAATACGGTACTAATGGCAACGTATGGCTGTTTGTAAATGGTTTTGATGCAGGATATGTTTACGAATACTTCCGTCCGCTGTCTGGAAAGATTAAGGACACTAAACCATTGAGAAGTAGGATAATAGAAAACGTAGAAGATACAGAAATACACAATTGTTTTTTCTA CGATAATGAAAAATACTTGTTTTTGGGAACACAGTATGGAGAACTTTACATATGCAGGTTGAAGATGGAAGATCCGTTAGACTTCTCTGACTGCTGGATCCTTCCCATACATGATTATTATAATGGACACATGTCCAAGATCTTATTAAGTTACGACAAGAAAATGTTGCTGACGTGCGGATATGATGGAAACATATTTTCTTTTACGATTAATTATGACACTGGAGAAGAGAGCATAGAAATACCTGTTGCAGAGGACTCTTTACCTCTG CCAAAAAGTATCGAAGACATGGATGACGATCATCCAAGTTTAGAAGAGGTAATTACACAAATGGAGCAGAATCGAATAATCTCGACTGcagagaagaaaaaagaggaGGTTTTACTAATTATACGTGGCTTAGTAGAAGAATATGTCCAAATTATTAACAG AAACAGGAAACTCATTCCGTCTCAGCAAATATCACATTTCGAGTTGGACCCTAGGATTACAGAGGACTTGGAGCAACACTTGAAAGAACAGATCGCATTAATGCAGAGAAAGCTAGAATTCCAAATGGAGAAAAGTAGGCTGGAATTGGAAAAGCTGATGGACCATTTTGTTACACCGATTACGCATTTGCCTTTCGCAGTGTGCAGTATATT taACGGAGATAAAGCAGTGCATTCCCTAAGAGAATTGAAACTGAACATCGACACGACATTAAAACAAATGGAAATAGTGAAACAGTTTGAAGAGCAACATCAAATAGACAG AGTATCACAGGAAGGAATCAAAGACAGTAGAACAGAAACAGGTGATGAGGAAACATATTACTTGGAGGGTCTTTTAGGCGAAGACTTCAGTGATTTGACGTCCGGATTAGGAATTCAGATCAATCAGATGCTACTGAAGTACAAAAAGAAGAAAGCAAGCTTGATTCAACGAGAGAAagaa TGGAAAAAATTGCATTCGAGGAAACCAAATTTAGCCAAAAGCCGTATGGAAGACGCAGTTTTTATTGAAAAGACAAAGAAAGATATCGgtgaatataatttaaaaacaagTACAGGTTTCAATCTGAAAATGAAGAAGCAAACAACTGCATTGAAGTACAAGCAGCTTCTTGATAGCAGACGCAAG CTTCATTACCTGCGAGAAGACTTCAATAATAAGCTGAATGCAGTCAAATTAAAAAAGCAGAGTCTACAGGCGGAAGTCGAACGATTAACGGATACGCTGAAAAGAATACAATCAGAAATTCCCCATAAAACCGTGAAACCTCTGCCGCAAATGCTAAAGACAAATATCGATATTGAATTTCCTGAACAAAAACTCGAC CTCGAGAAGTATGTGTCAATGTCAGAACAAGTGCAACAAGTGAAACGACAGAGACAGTCTGTGATGAGCGTAGATACGCCAGTGAGTAAGAGCGATTTGGAGTATGAAGTACTGCTTTGCGATGAAATAGCGACTGTCGCGGAAGAGATGGAAAGTTTCTCCGTCCTGTCTGTATCGAAGTTGAAAATCAAGGGTCAAATATCCATGCAAGGTGATTTGATACGAAACTTGAACACAAGCGATGCTGTGGGGACTTCCTGGGAAAAAGAAATGAAGCGCGCACGTTTGTGGCGAAAATTGTACGAACAAGATTGCATCCTGCGACATATCAATGAGAGTTATGAAAAACTGGAGCACGAGTTGGACGAGCTGGAAGAATACAGGCTCGACGTCATATACCAAAGCACTTATATGAACCTGCATTTGTTAACACTTTACGAGGAGTTCATTATCCTTAGAGAGTGCGAAGCAGCAGAATTCGCTCTAGAAGAGAAAGTTACCTTAAAGTCAACTGAACGAACCACACTGATATCAAAG ATGCAGAGTACGAACAGTAAAATTGTGACTAGGGAAGAGGAGATTCGaaggttgcatgcaaagatTAAAGATATCGCTGCTGAATTCACGAGACTTATTGCCGGAAACAAGTTCCAAGATTTCCTtcagaaaatattcaaaaagaaATACACAGCTGCAAGGGAAAGAGATG ATTCTGAGGACACTACCACGCAATCGTCAGAGACCAGCAGCGATGATACTGATACTACAGTAGACACCGATACTGGTCATGTTTTGTTTGATGAAAATATTTGTCCTCCAAACTGTGATAGACAGTTGTACGAAACAGCATTTTCTATGAGGGAAGAGCGATATAAGCATGAATTTGAAATTAAGGAAGAACAGAAAGAGATCGAGTTGTTACAGAAAGAGTTGGACATAGAGACGAAAAGCTTAAAAATTGTTGAGAGTAGTTTGAAGGTCAACCAAGCAGCCCTGGAAGCATTTATG GTGGAGAAACAACGGAAGCTAAATGATGTTGACGTAACAGTTGTATTAAAGATGCATCAAATGCAACACATATCGCATTCTGGAAGTGTTACGGACATTCAAGACTGTATAGTTTTTAATAAGAAGGAATTGTCAAGTCTATATGCTAGAGTAGGAGAACTGCAAAAGCAAACTTTGGATTTAGTGGACAGTAGAAA GAAAAATGAGGTACACCTAAAAAGGATAAAAATGGATTTGAAATACATGGAGACGCAGAATAAGTCATTAGAATTAGAAATCAAAGAGAAAATGATCCAAAAATTTGGTCGGAAAGTATCTTTGATAAGTCTGTATGACACTGTTTTACAGAGAATGATTTATGAAACCAAAACAGATATGCGAAAGATCATGAAAAATTTTTCCGAGGATCTGAAGA ACATAAAAAGAGACTGCAACGAAGGCcttattattttaacaaatttaattcGAAACAATACTGAGAAGATAAGTCTGTTAACAATGTTAGAAAACGAAAAAAGTAAGCTGAAAAAGATGTTGAAGCAGGTTCCAATTTCAGAA GAAGATATGTTAAAAGTGGAACTTCAACATAAAGCCGATATATCTGTACTTGAAAGTATACTTCACAGTCAAATGCAACAGAAACAATTGCTTCAGTATGATGTAGAGAATCTTCGAAAAGGACCGAAGAAATCGCTTTCATCTTGTTTTAAGGAAAATATGCTATAG
- the LOC143217981 gene encoding cilia- and flagella-associated protein 44 isoform X1, producing MADGGKNKFENGSAENIDDENDSEYENDKTTSGKKISAVFIEEYSFLARKPDNGSIPQNFLEFFYSYAYDCQKYFNLCVVDENTIAFTSGNLIHFFNVLENTISFRRSTLGGGIGHISKNPTNNHFAVAENGTDPIIIVYNWPSMEEVTALKGGTTKRYFHLAYSPDGLLLVSQGGEPDYYISLWNWKELAIVLQCKSYVQDVYNVTFSKYVPGQLTSSGLGHIKFWKVAKTFTGLKLKGQTGKFGNTEISDVIAIHPMPNETVISGCEWGNILLWDENLIKLEASRKNKELAHTNYITQFEYISGELISVGSDGWIRFWFYDTIDHADLPKGEQILELQPIYEFHIMEEEKNFQKDAMLMGIQKQEPDDPEKTMWYAQDANGGLWLLDLSTSKKDHVQQKIFTCHAGPVIDMDTAVWGPFVTTIDGSGQLHIYNYIRKKLIVVHRFRDSGSQVVWLPCEADKTGSTIVCAFRSGVIRMITIAIKAADTGNNIKGDYTRLIQCLKPHSMPITIMRYKASCSLLVTGSEDATIFVFNVQSTASYPQIVPIGYVKAPSPATCMTWNAQERATLLVGCLEGDCMEVQLPTVSQSYTTTSYELVKCKSAKFKFESVKSSIQKENVRKEYEKEKERKIAEKMKELEELMKENPHIVVDEETYLAEFDDVKMVLPEIYIPEVPNNISIAEYGTNGNVWLFVNGFDAGYVYEYFRPLSGKIKDTKPLRSRIIENVEDTEIHNCFFYDNEKYLFLGTQYGELYICRLKMEDPLDFSDCWILPIHDYYNGHMSKILLSYDKKMLLTCGYDGNIFSFTINYDTGEESIEIPVAEDSLPLPKSIEDMDDDHPSLEEVITQMEQNRIISTAEKKKEEVLLIIRGLVEEYVQIINRNRKLIPSQQISHFELDPRITEDLEQHLKEQIALMQRKLEFQMEKSRLELEKLMDHFVTPITHLPFAVCSIFNGDKAVHSLRELKLNIDTTLKQMEIVKQFEEQHQIDRVSQEGIKDSRTETGDEETYYLEGLLGEDFSDLTSGLGIQINQMLLKYKKKKASLIQREKEWKKLHSRKPNLAKSRMEDAVFIEKTKKDIGEYNLKTSTGFNLKMKKQTTALKYKQLLDSRRKLHYLREDFNNKLNAVKLKKQSLQAEVERLTDTLKRIQSEIPHKTVKPLPQMLKTNIDIEFPEQKLDLEKYVSMSEQVQQVKRQRQSVMSVDTPVSKSDLEYEVLLCDEIATVAEEMESFSVLSVSKLKIKGQISMQGDLIRNLNTSDAVGTSWEKEMKRARLWRKLYEQDCILRHINESYEKLEHELDELEEYRLDVIYQSTYMNLHLLTLYEEFIILRECEAAEFALEEKVTLKSTERTTLISKMQSTNSKIVTREEEIRRLHAKIKDIAAEFTRLIAGNKFQDFLQKIFKKKYTAARERDDSEDTTTQSSETSSDDTDTTVDTDTGHVLFDENICPPNCDRQLYETAFSMREERYKHEFEIKEEQKEIELLQKELDIETKSLKIVESSLKVNQAALEAFMVEKQRKLNDVDVTVVLKMHQMQHISHSGSVTDIQDCIVFNKKELSSLYARVGELQKQTLDLVDSRKKNEVHLKRIKMDLKYMETQNKSLELEIKEKMIQKFGRKVSLISLYDTVLQRMIYETKTDMRKIMKNFSEDLKNIKRDCNEGLIILTNLIRNNTEKISLLTMLENEKSKLKKMLKQVPISEEDMLKVELQHKADISVLESILHSQMQQKQLLQYDVENLRKGPKKSLSSCFKENML from the exons ATGGCTGACGgtggtaaaaataaatttgaaaacggTTCAGCTGAAAATATTGACGATGAAAACGATTCTGAGTATGAAAATGATAAAACAACTTCTGGAAAAAAGATAAGTGCGGTGTTTATCGAAGAATATTCGTTTCTAGCCAGAAAACCAGACAATGGATCCATACCGCAAAATTTTCTCGAGTTTTT ttattcTTACGCATACGATTGTCAGAAATACTTCAATCTGTGTGTGGTCGATGAAAATACCATTGCCTTTACTTCCGGCAATCTAATTCATTTTTTCAATGTATTAGAAAATACTATTTCATTCAGAAGAAGCACTTTAGGTGGTGGTATTGGTCACATATCT AAAAATCCTACGAATAATCACTTTGCTGTAGCAGAAAATGGCACAGATCCAATAATAATTGTATACAATTGGCCGTCTATGGAAGAGGTGACTGCTTTGAAAGGAGGAACAACTAAACGTTACTTCCATTTGGCTTACAG TCCTGATGGTTTGTTACTGGTATCACAAGGTGGCGAACCTGATTATTACATCTCTCTCTGGAACTGGAAAGAGTTAGCAATTGTTTTACAATGCAAATCATATGTTCAAGATGTATACAATGTAACTTTTTCGAAATATGTTCCTGGCCAATTGACGTCCAGTGGATTGGGGCATATTAAATTTTGGAAGGTGGCCAAAACCTTCACTGGATTGAAGTTGAAAGGTCAAACTGGTAAATTTGGGAATACAGAGATCTCTGATGTCATAGCAATTCATCCGATGCCTAATGAAACA GTAATTTCGGGATGTGAATGGGGCAATATATTGTTATGggatgaaaatttaattaaacttgAAGCTAGTAGAAAAAATAAAGAGCTAGCACACACAAATTATATTACTCAATTTGAATACATCAGTGGAGAGCTTATATCAGTTG GATCGGATGGATGGATAAGATTTTGGTTTTACGATACTATCGATCATGCGGATCTCCCCAAAGGAGAACAGATTCTTGAATTGCAACCGATATACGAATTCCATATTATGGAAGaagagaaaaattttcaaaaagatgCGATGCTCATGGGTATCCAGAAACAAGAACCAGATGATCCAGAGAAAACAATGTGGTATGCTCAG GATGCAAATGGTGGATTATGGTTACTCGATCTTTCTACAAGTAAGAAAGACCATGtacaacaaaaaatatttacatgtCACGCTGGTCCTGTAATCGACATGGACACAGCAGTCTGGGGACCATTCGTTACCACAATTGATGGAAGTGGTCAATTGCACATTTACAATTACattagaaagaaattaatagttGTTCACAGATTTCGCGATAGTGGAAGTCAAGTGGTTTGGCTTCCATGCGAG GCTGATAAAACAGGCTCTACGATTGTCTGTGCTTTCCGAAGTGGCGTTATTAGAATGATAACAATTGCGATAAAGGCAGCAGATACAGGGAATAATATAAAAGGAGACTATACGAGGCTCATTCAATGCTTAAAACCACATTCGATGCCAATTACTATAATGCGTTATAAAGCTTCATGTAG TTTGTTAGTAACCGGCAGTGAAGATGCTACTATTTTTGTATTCAATGTACAATCCACTGCTTCTTATCCACAAATTGTGCCTATTGGCTACGTGAAGGCTCCATCACCTGCTACTTGCATGACATGGAATGCACAAGAA AGAGCAACTCTGTTAGTTGGATGTCTCGAAGGAGACTGCATGGAAGTGCAGCTACCCACTGTGTCTCAATCGTACACGACTACTTCCTACGAACTGGTCAAGTGCAAATCAGCAAAATTTAAATTTGAGTCGGTGAAATCCTCGATACAAAAAGAAAATGTGAGAAAAGAAtacgaaaaagagaaagagagaaaaatcgcagaaaaaatgaaagaactGGAGGAATTAATGAAAGAAAATCCTCATATTGTGGTCGACGAAGAAACATATCTCG CGGAATTTGATGATGTGAAGATGGTCCTTCCAGAAATTTATATTCCAGAAGTTCCGAATAACATTTCAATAGCAGAATACGGTACTAATGGCAACGTATGGCTGTTTGTAAATGGTTTTGATGCAGGATATGTTTACGAATACTTCCGTCCGCTGTCTGGAAAGATTAAGGACACTAAACCATTGAGAAGTAGGATAATAGAAAACGTAGAAGATACAGAAATACACAATTGTTTTTTCTA CGATAATGAAAAATACTTGTTTTTGGGAACACAGTATGGAGAACTTTACATATGCAGGTTGAAGATGGAAGATCCGTTAGACTTCTCTGACTGCTGGATCCTTCCCATACATGATTATTATAATGGACACATGTCCAAGATCTTATTAAGTTACGACAAGAAAATGTTGCTGACGTGCGGATATGATGGAAACATATTTTCTTTTACGATTAATTATGACACTGGAGAAGAGAGCATAGAAATACCTGTTGCAGAGGACTCTTTACCTCTG CCAAAAAGTATCGAAGACATGGATGACGATCATCCAAGTTTAGAAGAGGTAATTACACAAATGGAGCAGAATCGAATAATCTCGACTGcagagaagaaaaaagaggaGGTTTTACTAATTATACGTGGCTTAGTAGAAGAATATGTCCAAATTATTAACAG AAACAGGAAACTCATTCCGTCTCAGCAAATATCACATTTCGAGTTGGACCCTAGGATTACAGAGGACTTGGAGCAACACTTGAAAGAACAGATCGCATTAATGCAGAGAAAGCTAGAATTCCAAATGGAGAAAAGTAGGCTGGAATTGGAAAAGCTGATGGACCATTTTGTTACACCGATTACGCATTTGCCTTTCGCAGTGTGCAGTATATT taACGGAGATAAAGCAGTGCATTCCCTAAGAGAATTGAAACTGAACATCGACACGACATTAAAACAAATGGAAATAGTGAAACAGTTTGAAGAGCAACATCAAATAGACAG AGTATCACAGGAAGGAATCAAAGACAGTAGAACAGAAACAGGTGATGAGGAAACATATTACTTGGAGGGTCTTTTAGGCGAAGACTTCAGTGATTTGACGTCCGGATTAGGAATTCAGATCAATCAGATGCTACTGAAGTACAAAAAGAAGAAAGCAAGCTTGATTCAACGAGAGAAagaa TGGAAAAAATTGCATTCGAGGAAACCAAATTTAGCCAAAAGCCGTATGGAAGACGCAGTTTTTATTGAAAAGACAAAGAAAGATATCGgtgaatataatttaaaaacaagTACAGGTTTCAATCTGAAAATGAAGAAGCAAACAACTGCATTGAAGTACAAGCAGCTTCTTGATAGCAGACGCAAG CTTCATTACCTGCGAGAAGACTTCAATAATAAGCTGAATGCAGTCAAATTAAAAAAGCAGAGTCTACAGGCGGAAGTCGAACGATTAACGGATACGCTGAAAAGAATACAATCAGAAATTCCCCATAAAACCGTGAAACCTCTGCCGCAAATGCTAAAGACAAATATCGATATTGAATTTCCTGAACAAAAACTCGAC CTCGAGAAGTATGTGTCAATGTCAGAACAAGTGCAACAAGTGAAACGACAGAGACAGTCTGTGATGAGCGTAGATACGCCAGTGAGTAAGAGCGATTTGGAGTATGAAGTACTGCTTTGCGATGAAATAGCGACTGTCGCGGAAGAGATGGAAAGTTTCTCCGTCCTGTCTGTATCGAAGTTGAAAATCAAGGGTCAAATATCCATGCAAGGTGATTTGATACGAAACTTGAACACAAGCGATGCTGTGGGGACTTCCTGGGAAAAAGAAATGAAGCGCGCACGTTTGTGGCGAAAATTGTACGAACAAGATTGCATCCTGCGACATATCAATGAGAGTTATGAAAAACTGGAGCACGAGTTGGACGAGCTGGAAGAATACAGGCTCGACGTCATATACCAAAGCACTTATATGAACCTGCATTTGTTAACACTTTACGAGGAGTTCATTATCCTTAGAGAGTGCGAAGCAGCAGAATTCGCTCTAGAAGAGAAAGTTACCTTAAAGTCAACTGAACGAACCACACTGATATCAAAG ATGCAGAGTACGAACAGTAAAATTGTGACTAGGGAAGAGGAGATTCGaaggttgcatgcaaagatTAAAGATATCGCTGCTGAATTCACGAGACTTATTGCCGGAAACAAGTTCCAAGATTTCCTtcagaaaatattcaaaaagaaATACACAGCTGCAAGGGAAAGAGATG ATTCTGAGGACACTACCACGCAATCGTCAGAGACCAGCAGCGATGATACTGATACTACAGTAGACACCGATACTGGTCATGTTTTGTTTGATGAAAATATTTGTCCTCCAAACTGTGATAGACAGTTGTACGAAACAGCATTTTCTATGAGGGAAGAGCGATATAAGCATGAATTTGAAATTAAGGAAGAACAGAAAGAGATCGAGTTGTTACAGAAAGAGTTGGACATAGAGACGAAAAGCTTAAAAATTGTTGAGAGTAGTTTGAAGGTCAACCAAGCAGCCCTGGAAGCATTTATG GTGGAGAAACAACGGAAGCTAAATGATGTTGACGTAACAGTTGTATTAAAGATGCATCAAATGCAACACATATCGCATTCTGGAAGTGTTACGGACATTCAAGACTGTATAGTTTTTAATAAGAAGGAATTGTCAAGTCTATATGCTAGAGTAGGAGAACTGCAAAAGCAAACTTTGGATTTAGTGGACAGTAGAAA GAAAAATGAGGTACACCTAAAAAGGATAAAAATGGATTTGAAATACATGGAGACGCAGAATAAGTCATTAGAATTAGAAATCAAAGAGAAAATGATCCAAAAATTTGGTCGGAAAGTATCTTTGATAAGTCTGTATGACACTGTTTTACAGAGAATGATTTATGAAACCAAAACAGATATGCGAAAGATCATGAAAAATTTTTCCGAGGATCTGAAGA ACATAAAAAGAGACTGCAACGAAGGCcttattattttaacaaatttaattcGAAACAATACTGAGAAGATAAGTCTGTTAACAATGTTAGAAAACGAAAAAAGTAAGCTGAAAAAGATGTTGAAGCAGGTTCCAATTTCAGAA GAAGATATGTTAAAAGTGGAACTTCAACATAAAGCCGATATATCTGTACTTGAAAGTATACTTCACAGTCAAATGCAACAGAAACAATTGCTTCAGTATGATGTAGAGAATCTTCGAAAAGGACCGAAGAAATCGCTTTCATCTTGTTTTAAGGAAAATATGCTATAG